From one Longimicrobium sp. genomic stretch:
- a CDS encoding hemolysin family protein has product MDDPGPSSLPLFIALALVTANAFLAAAEFALIAVRRSRIEQNVRLGDPRSHRVLPPIERLEELVFAAQLGRSTLTVLLGWFAIVAAHRFWEPLGLLPVPARILSIALVILLHATLGQQVPKLIAVNRAEWITAHVSIPFLELLAAALFPITRPLSFIVRGALRIVGVPSAGLHPLMQTPEELRLLVTHGTDPGEIESDERDMIRGVFEFAETVAREVMTPRTAMVAIPVDTGFDDLVRIAIEEGHSRYPVYEGTVDSIVGVVLEKDLLPLLAKREELEQTGFDIRSILRPAFFVPGTKLVSELLQELRKQKVHLAIVLDEYGGTHGLVTMEDLLEEIVGEIADEFDEPEPEFEPTPEGDVLIDGAVSVGEVNERFGLRLPEEEFDTLGGYVFGTLGRVPVVGDVAAAPGIDGDMQLRVEETEERRVTVVRLMQPPGHASETAEARAAAVAGEAVE; this is encoded by the coding sequence ATGGACGACCCCGGCCCGAGTAGTCTCCCCCTTTTCATAGCCCTGGCCCTCGTCACCGCCAACGCGTTCCTGGCGGCCGCCGAGTTCGCGCTCATCGCGGTCCGCCGCTCCCGCATCGAACAGAACGTCCGCCTGGGCGATCCGCGCTCGCACCGCGTCCTGCCGCCCATCGAGCGGCTGGAAGAGCTGGTGTTCGCGGCGCAGCTGGGGCGCAGCACGCTCACCGTGCTGCTGGGGTGGTTCGCCATCGTGGCCGCCCACCGCTTCTGGGAGCCGCTGGGGCTCCTTCCCGTTCCCGCCCGCATCCTCTCCATCGCGCTGGTCATCCTCCTGCACGCCACGCTGGGGCAGCAGGTGCCCAAGCTGATCGCCGTGAACCGCGCCGAGTGGATCACCGCGCACGTCTCCATCCCCTTCCTGGAGCTGCTGGCGGCGGCGCTCTTCCCCATCACCCGCCCGCTTTCCTTCATCGTCCGCGGCGCGCTGCGCATCGTCGGCGTGCCGTCGGCCGGGCTGCACCCGCTGATGCAGACCCCCGAGGAGCTGCGCCTGCTGGTGACGCACGGCACCGACCCCGGCGAGATCGAGAGCGACGAGCGCGACATGATCCGCGGCGTGTTCGAGTTCGCCGAGACCGTGGCGCGCGAGGTGATGACGCCGCGCACGGCCATGGTGGCGATCCCCGTCGACACCGGGTTCGACGACCTGGTGCGCATCGCCATCGAGGAGGGCCACTCGCGCTACCCCGTGTACGAGGGAACGGTGGACTCCATCGTGGGCGTGGTGCTGGAGAAGGACCTCCTTCCCCTGCTGGCGAAGCGCGAGGAGCTGGAGCAGACCGGGTTCGACATCCGCTCCATCCTGCGCCCGGCGTTCTTCGTTCCCGGCACCAAGCTGGTGTCCGAGCTGCTGCAGGAGCTGCGCAAGCAGAAGGTGCACCTGGCCATCGTGCTGGACGAGTACGGCGGCACGCACGGCCTGGTGACGATGGAGGACCTGCTGGAGGAGATCGTGGGCGAGATCGCCGACGAGTTCGACGAGCCCGAGCCCGAGTTCGAGCCTACCCCCGAGGGCGACGTGCTGATCGACGGCGCCGTGAGCGTGGGCGAGGTGAACGAGCGCTTCGGCCTGCGCCTGCCCGAGGAGGAGTTCGACACGCTGGGGGGATACGTGTTCGGCACGCTGGGCCGCGTTCCCGTGGTGGGCGACGTGGCCGCCGCCCCCGGCATCGACGGCGACATGCAG